The Fundulus heteroclitus isolate FHET01 chromosome 13, MU-UCD_Fhet_4.1, whole genome shotgun sequence genome contains a region encoding:
- the LOC105931984 gene encoding 1-acylglycerol-3-phosphate O-acyltransferase ABHD5 — translation MRRMAEEVQPRTEQSSWIPNWLPSWCPTSPSQLKDAEEKMLKTVQRPYSRQHIRISNNNYLWTIAFSTHAHPNPSQPRTPLVLLHGFGGGVGLWAQNLDALSAGGPVYALDLLGFGRSSRPQFSADPAEAEEQFVEALEEWREKVGLGEMVLLGHNLGGYISAAYTLKYPSRVRRLLLVEPWGFPARPENPNHYSIPVWIRAIGAVMSPFNPLAGLRLAGPLGPMLVQTIRSDFKQKYSSVFDDNTVSDYIYHLNAQTPSGETAFRNMTVPYGWAKRPMLERIDGVRADVPVSFIYGSRSSIDSNSGYAVKKSRPDVEVIVIRGAGHYVFADQPEDFNQTVLRILAGTEGRGTGGETEQ, via the exons ATGCGGAGGATGGCGGAGGAGGTTCAGCCTCGCACTGAGCAGAG TTCGTGGATACCCAACTGGCTCCCCTCCTGGTGCCCCACTTCCCCATCTCAGCTGAAAGACGCGGAGGAAAAAATGCTAAAGA cTGTGCAGCGACCCTACTCAAGGCAGCACATCCGCATCTCCAACAACAACTACCTGTGGACCATCGCCTTTTCCACACACGCGCATCCAAACCCCTCCCAGCCCAGGACgcctctggttctgctccacGGATTCGGAGGCGGCGTCGGCCTTTGGGCCCAGAATCTGGACGCTCTGTCCGCCGGCGGACCGGTCTACGCGCTGGACCTGCTGGGGTTCGGACGGAGCAGCCGGCCGCAGTTCAGCGCCGACCCCGCGGAGGCCGAGGAGCAGTTTGTGGAGGCCCTGGAGGAGTGGAGGGAGAAGGTGGGCCTGGGGGAGATGGTCCTGCTGGGTCACAACCTCGGAGGATACATTTCGGCGGCCTACACGCTCAAGTACCCAAGCAG GGTGAGACGTCTGCTGCTGGTGGAGCCGTGGGGGTTCCCAGCCCGCCCGGAGAACCCCAACCACTACTCCATCCCGGTGTGGATCAGAGCCATCGGGGCCGTCATGAGCCCGTTCAACCCTCTGGCTGGTCTCAGGCTGGCCGGGCCTCTGG GTCCGATGCTGGTCCAGACGATCCGCTCGGATTTCAAGCAGAAGTACTCCTCCGTGTTCGACGACAACACCGTGTCCGACTACATCTACCACCTCAACGCCCAGACCCCCAG CGGCGAGACGGCCTTCAGGAACATGACCGTTCCGTACGGGTGGGCCAAGCGGCCGATGCTGGAGCGGATCGACGGGGTCAGGGCCGACGTCCCCGTCTCCTTCATTTACGGGTCTCGGTCCAGCATCGACAGCAACTCTGGGTACGCGGTGAAGAAGAGCCGGCCAGATGTGGAGGTCATC GTGATCCGAGGCGCCGGCCATTACGTGTTTGCGGACCAACCGGAGGACTTCAACCAGACCGTCCTTCGGATTCTCGCCGGGACGGAGGGGAGAGGCACGGGGGGTGAAACCGAGCAGTGA